A DNA window from Pyrus communis chromosome 3, drPyrComm1.1, whole genome shotgun sequence contains the following coding sequences:
- the LOC137728390 gene encoding hyoscyamine 6-dioxygenase-like → MEPVDQKLVSSWYDVQSVPQTFVQPPEKWPGKDIDVPLCKNIPVVDLRGPGWSRTIEQISEAIQEFGFFQVINHGVSKKLIDDTMNVSKDFHAMPRKDKETESSKDPSGRCKFYTSSENYANEEVHYWRDALVHPADSSENYMQYLPEKPTRYRQVVKAFMEEFRKLGSVILEMLAEGLGLNKDFFNGGLTENPTLMFNHYPLCPDPSLTLGLKAHRDASLISILLQDSEGLQVFKDGNWFGVEPISDAFVVNIGYAMQMISNSKFKGAEHRVVTNSRDARTTVAYFVYPTNETIIEPAKALCNPVNPPLYKSITFAEFIGHFYSTAADAEKLLKVLSLTE, encoded by the exons ATGGAGCCAGTAGATCAGAAGCTTGTTTCAAGCTGGTATGATGTTCAGTCGGTGCCCCAAACCTTTGTACAACCGCCGGAAAAGTGGCCTGGCAAGGATATCGATGTTCCTCTGTGCAAGAACATTCCGGTAGTTGATCTCAGGGGGCCTGGTTGGAGTCGCACAATTGAACAAATCTCTGAAGCCATCCAAGAGTTCGGATTTTTCCAG GTGATCAACCATGGGGTTTCCAAGAAGCTGATTGATGACACAATGAATGTTTCCAAGGATTTTCATGCAATGCCTCGAAAAGACAAGGAAACTGAAAGCTCAAAGGACCCAAGTGGAAGATGCAAGTTCTACACAAGCAGTGAAAACTATGCAAATGAAGAGGTTCACTACTGGAGAGATGCACTGGTACACCCTGCTGATTCTTCTGAAAACTACATGCAATATTTGCCTGAAAAACCTACTCGATACCG ACAGGTTGTCAAGGCTTTTATGGAGGAGTTCAGAAAATTGGGGTCTGTCATTCTGGAGATGCTTGCTGAAGGGTTGGGACTGaacaaagacttcttcaatggCGGACTTACAGAAAATCCAACGCTGATGTTCAATCATTACCCGCTGTGCCCAGATCCTAGTTTAACCTTGGGATTAAAGGCACACCGCGATGCGTCCCTCATAAGCATTTTACTTCAAGATTCAGAGGGGCTTCAAGTCTTCAAAGATGGGAATTGGTTTGGCGTTGAGCCTATTTCTGATGCCTTTGTTGTTAACATAGGCTATGCCATGCAG ATGATCAGCAATTCAAAGTTTAAAGGCGCAGAACATCGAGTGGTGACGAATTCAAGAGATGCAAGGACAACGGTCGCGTACTTTGTTTATCCGACTAATGAGACTATTATAGAACCTGCAAAAGCTTTGTGCAATCCAGTGAATCCACCATTGTACAAATCCATAACGTTTGCAGAGTTCATTGGACACTTCTATTCGACAGCTGCCGATGCTGAAAAACTGTTGAAGGTTTTAAGCCTCACTGAGTAG
- the LOC137728391 gene encoding RING-H2 finger protein ATL16-like, translating into MATKHKNWYNFGDQSLILHIKNQVNSTYQPPLPSPPSSFPILAVVVLSPMASAFLLVSYHLIVVKFCSNWQQVSLLIMRSLTTLRARQNEELLTAFSLSVWNHGLHESVIRGIPIVQFKGGIDEEASVCGCAVCLKEFQEQDTLKVPPNCSHEFHLDCIDAWLQSNANCPLCRTSVSGTIRCPIDHVIAPSSSPQDSELFSIGSDVDFVVIELEGGDGVILPPRQPQRDDSTQVITHSTTLKL; encoded by the coding sequence ATGGCAACAAAGCACAAAAACTGGTACAATTTTGGTGATCAATCTCTCATCCTACACATCAAAAACCAGGTAAACTCCACATATCAACCACCTCTGCCTAGTCCACCTTCTTCTTTCCCTATATTAGCTGTTGTTGTACTAAGCCCCATGGCCTCAGCTTTCTTATTAGTGAGCTACCACCTCATCGTTGTCAAGTTTTGCTCAAACTGGCAACAAGTCAGTCTCCTGATCATGAGGTCTCTTACCACCTTGCGAGCTCGGCAAAATGAGGAACTACTCACAGCCTTCTCTCTGTCAGTGTGGAACCATGGGCTTCACGAATCAGTCATTCGTGGAATCCCAATTGTTCAGTTCAAAGGAGGAATTGATGAAGAGGCAAGTGTGTGTGGATGTGCAGTTTGTTTGAAAGAGTTTCAAGAACAAGACACACTAAAAGTTCCTCCCAACTGCAGCCATGAGTTTCACTTGGACTGCATTGATGCATGGCTTCAAAGCAATGCTAACTGCCCCCTTTGCAGAACAAGTGTTTCGGGTACTATTCGTTGTCCAATCGATCATGTCATAGCACCGAGCTCTTCGCCTCAGGACTCGGAGCTGTTTTCGATTGGTAGTGATGTGGACTTTGTAGTCATTGAATTGGAGGGAGGAGATGGAGTCATACTTCCTCCTAGGCAACCACAAAGGGATGATTCCACACAAGTCATTACTCATAGCACAACATTGAAGTTATGA